A window of the Arachis duranensis cultivar V14167 chromosome 5, aradu.V14167.gnm2.J7QH, whole genome shotgun sequence genome harbors these coding sequences:
- the LOC110281630 gene encoding uncharacterized protein LOC110281630 has product MDEYPLSGLESHPRRFKAHWFKSFSWLEYSPEVDAAFCLPCYLFSRKSSPFTSGGFRNWKKVNNGKDCAFLSHVGKSLNSPHNIAVKSCKDLLNQLCHIDKVLAKQSSQQVLSNRLRLKASIDTVKWLTFQACAFRGHDESHESQNRGNFLEMLKLLASYNKEVDAVVLDNAPQNAIYTF; this is encoded by the coding sequence ATGGATGAGTACCCTCTTTCTGGTCTAGAAAGTCATCCTCGTCGTTTCAAAGCTCATTGGTTTAAGAGTTTTTCTTGGCTAGAATATTCGCCAGAAGTGGATGCTGCATTTTGTCTTCCATGCTATTTATTTTCTAGAAAATCAAGTCCATTCACATCAGGAGGATTTCGCAATTGGAAAAAAGTGAATAATGGAAAGGATTGTGCATTTTTATCTCATGTGGGTAAATCTCTTAATTCTCCTCATAATATTGCTGTTAAGTCTTGTAAAGATTTGCTTAATCAATTATGTCACATTGACAAAGTATTGGCTAAGCAAAGCTCACAACAAGTTTTAAGCAATAGATTGCGTCTTAAAGCCTCTATTGATACTGTCAAATGGTTAACGTTTCAAGCTTGTGCTTTTAGGGGACATGACGAGAGTCATGAGTCTCAGAATCGAGGAAATTTTCttgaaatgttaaaattattagctTCTTACAATAAAGAAGTGGATGCAGTTGTTTTGGATAATGCTCCTCAAAATGCAATATACACATTTTAG